One genomic window of Actinoalloteichus hoggarensis includes the following:
- a CDS encoding FAD-dependent oxidoreductase, producing MRRALVLGGGIAGLTAAVVLADHAEEVIVVERDDLATDSDPRRPNPSAPHSLGIHELARRQFDRWLPGLTETLLGEGARPVDSGSHWHVDGVRKAPVAGEPLICLTAPLLQRRLRDRVAALPAVHLIRGKATGLTHHGSRVDGALVADPGRRGPGDRIGADLVVDAMGRSSRLGEWLARAGYPTPPTRRVVLDLGYATRLYRRDPDGRRVDDPDSVYSLRTGRLGPAGGLLLLPVEGDRWSATVLGYGDARPTRDVADFEARCRAEPVAALHRLVRTSAPVSEVAAARHRDSRRRDFHRMRRLPAGLAALGDSVASLNPVYGQGLSVALLQAGALHAWLRTPGAIDEPAAGYFDRSRVVVDAAWRLSAAGDLLLPNAEARRAWGMPLSRGLAGLLARATITDAGVHRRYLDVAAMRRHPRELARPRFVLSTMRAALRSTT from the coding sequence GTGCGACGTGCGCTGGTGCTCGGCGGCGGCATCGCGGGGCTGACGGCGGCCGTGGTGCTCGCGGACCACGCCGAAGAGGTGATCGTCGTGGAGCGCGACGATCTCGCGACGGACTCCGACCCGCGGCGCCCGAACCCGTCCGCGCCGCACTCCCTCGGCATCCACGAACTCGCCCGCAGGCAGTTCGACCGCTGGCTGCCCGGGCTGACGGAGACGCTCCTCGGCGAGGGCGCGCGGCCGGTGGACTCCGGCTCGCACTGGCACGTCGACGGCGTGCGCAAGGCACCCGTGGCCGGGGAACCACTGATCTGCCTCACCGCGCCGCTGCTCCAGCGGCGCCTGCGGGATCGGGTCGCCGCACTGCCCGCCGTGCACCTCATCCGAGGCAAGGCCACCGGACTCACGCATCACGGCTCCCGAGTGGACGGCGCGCTGGTCGCCGATCCCGGTCGTCGGGGCCCCGGTGACCGAATCGGCGCGGACCTCGTGGTGGACGCGATGGGCCGCTCCAGCAGGCTGGGGGAGTGGCTGGCCCGCGCGGGCTACCCGACGCCGCCCACCCGGCGCGTCGTCCTCGACCTGGGCTACGCCACCAGGCTCTATCGTCGCGACCCCGACGGCCGGCGCGTCGACGATCCGGACAGCGTGTACTCGCTGCGCACCGGCAGGCTCGGCCCGGCGGGCGGCCTGCTGCTCCTCCCGGTGGAGGGCGACCGCTGGAGCGCGACCGTCCTCGGCTACGGCGACGCCCGACCCACCAGGGACGTCGCGGACTTCGAGGCTCGCTGTCGGGCCGAGCCGGTCGCGGCCCTGCACCGGCTGGTGCGGACCAGTGCGCCGGTCTCCGAGGTGGCGGCCGCCCGCCATCGGGACAGCAGGCGGCGGGACTTCCATCGCATGCGGCGGCTGCCCGCCGGGCTGGCGGCCCTCGGCGACTCGGTGGCCTCGCTCAACCCCGTGTACGGGCAGGGATTGAGTGTCGCGCTGCTTCAAGCGGGCGCCCTGCATGCCTGGCTGCGGACTCCGGGGGCGATCGACGAGCCCGCGGCGGGGTACTTCGACCGCAGCCGAGTCGTCGTGGACGCGGCCTGGCGGCTCTCGGCTGCCGGGGATCTGCTCCTGCCCAACGCCGAGGCGCGTCGGGCATGGGGCATGCCGCTGAGCCGAGGCCTGGCGGGTCTGCTGGCGAGGGCCACGATCACCGACGCGGGCGTGCATCGGCGGTACCTCGACGTCGCCGCGATGCGTCGTCATCCCCGCGAGCTCGCCCGCCCCCGATTCGTGTTGAGCACCATGCGTGCCGCGCTGCGCTCCACGACCTGA
- a CDS encoding PepSY domain-containing protein has product MRNPKLMAAVIGAAGLLAVGGTAIALDGRGASEVTPSSFTQQVDDRDGLGGSDAAGGSPVSRTEPAVSRDEAIRIAEEQAPGATVVEVDLDSDDGRLEWEIELRQDRTEWEVEIDAHTGEVRDVEQDHDDDDDDRDDDDHYDDDWDD; this is encoded by the coding sequence ATGCGCAACCCGAAGCTCATGGCCGCGGTCATCGGCGCCGCCGGACTACTGGCCGTCGGCGGCACCGCCATCGCGTTGGACGGCCGCGGCGCGAGCGAGGTCACCCCCAGCTCTTTCACGCAGCAGGTCGACGACCGGGACGGTCTCGGCGGCTCCGATGCCGCGGGCGGCTCCCCGGTCTCGCGCACCGAGCCCGCGGTCAGCCGCGACGAGGCGATCCGCATCGCCGAGGAGCAGGCACCCGGCGCCACCGTCGTCGAGGTCGACCTCGACTCCGACGACGGCAGGCTCGAATGGGAGATCGAACTGCGCCAGGACCGGACCGAATGGGAGGTCGAGATCGACGCCCACACCGGCGAGGTTCGCGACGTCGAACAGGACCACGACGACGATGACGACGACCGGGATGACGACGACCACTACGACGACGACTGGGACGACTGA
- a CDS encoding uL11 family ribosomal protein: MPPKQRKTFEATLELEAGNAAMVDLGKMLGPTGVNTRNVKLEYDENTSAHRGEIVPVVVSVFEDRTYQLRYKTPPTSFLIRQAMGAKSGSERPGHVPGGTITKEQVQAIAERKMPDLNAGGNLDAAIKIVAGSARSMGVTVEG, from the coding sequence GTGCCACCCAAGCAGCGCAAGACGTTCGAGGCGACACTCGAACTTGAGGCTGGCAATGCAGCCATGGTCGATCTCGGAAAGATGCTCGGCCCGACGGGTGTCAACACCCGGAACGTCAAGCTCGAGTACGACGAGAACACCTCCGCTCACCGAGGCGAGATCGTTCCCGTGGTGGTCTCGGTCTTCGAGGACCGGACCTACCAGCTCCGGTACAAGACTCCGCCCACCAGCTTCCTGATTCGTCAGGCCATGGGCGCGAAGTCCGGCTCCGAGCGTCCCGGGCACGTGCCCGGCGGCACCATCACCAAGGAGCAGGTGCAGGCGATCGCCGAGCGCAAGATGCCCGACCTGAACGCGGGCGGCAACCTGGATGCCGCGATCAAGATCGTGGCGGGTTCCGCGCGTTCCATGGGCGTCACCGTCGAGGGCTGA
- a CDS encoding peptide chain release factor 3 produces the protein MTAPRAPTEQSRERTVAGNDPALGRQTKSDESLVRREAARRRTFAVISHPDAGKSTLTEALALHAQVISEAGAVHGKAGRKGVVSDWLEMEKARGISITSAALQFAYGDSVINLLDTPGHSDFSEDTYRVLAAVDCAVMLLDAAKGLEPQTLKLFDVCRHRNIPVITFVNKWDRPGRAALELCDEISERISLRPMPLTWPVGEAGRFHGVLDRAEGDFIGFTRNASGAGRAGVVRMPPAEAAETVGDDWTQAGEESELLSVSGGDFDYEEFLQARATPVLFGSAVLNFGVKHLLDLLVELAPRPAPRPDVDGGARPLEAPFSAFVFKVQTGMDRAHRDQVAFARVCSGRFDRGMVVTHAASGRPFATKYAQQVFGQQRSTLDVAYPGDVIGLVNASNLRVGDTLYSGKPKVTFPGLPSFAPRHFATASAKDPSRAKQFRRGVEQLEQEGVVQVLRSDRRGEATPVLAAVGPMQFEVATDRLQNEFGVTILLNHLPYTVVRRLGDPSERRLIDGTSSEVLTRGDGAELALFTDDITLRLLLRRHPDVTLESLAGGV, from the coding sequence ATGACGGCACCGCGGGCACCGACGGAACAGAGCAGGGAGCGGACAGTGGCGGGCAACGATCCGGCCCTCGGGCGACAGACCAAGAGCGACGAGTCGCTGGTGAGACGTGAGGCCGCCCGCCGGAGGACCTTCGCGGTCATCAGCCACCCCGACGCCGGGAAGTCGACCCTCACCGAGGCGCTCGCCCTGCACGCCCAGGTCATCTCGGAGGCGGGCGCGGTCCACGGCAAGGCCGGGCGCAAGGGCGTCGTCTCCGACTGGCTCGAGATGGAGAAGGCCCGAGGAATCTCCATCACCTCGGCCGCGCTCCAGTTCGCCTACGGCGACTCGGTGATCAACCTGCTGGACACGCCGGGCCACTCCGACTTCTCCGAGGACACCTACCGGGTGCTCGCCGCCGTCGACTGCGCGGTGATGCTCCTCGACGCCGCCAAGGGCCTCGAGCCGCAGACCCTCAAGCTCTTCGACGTGTGCAGGCACCGGAACATCCCGGTGATCACCTTCGTGAACAAGTGGGACCGCCCGGGCCGCGCCGCGCTGGAGCTGTGCGACGAGATCTCCGAACGCATCTCCCTCCGGCCCATGCCGCTGACCTGGCCGGTCGGCGAGGCGGGCCGCTTCCACGGCGTCCTGGACCGCGCCGAGGGCGACTTCATCGGCTTCACCCGCAACGCCTCGGGCGCGGGCCGGGCGGGCGTGGTGCGGATGCCGCCGGCCGAGGCCGCCGAGACCGTCGGCGACGACTGGACACAGGCAGGCGAGGAGTCGGAACTGCTGTCCGTCTCCGGGGGCGACTTCGACTACGAGGAGTTCCTCCAGGCGCGGGCCACTCCGGTGCTCTTCGGCTCGGCGGTGCTCAACTTCGGCGTCAAGCACCTGCTGGACCTGCTCGTGGAGCTGGCCCCCCGCCCCGCGCCCCGTCCGGACGTCGACGGCGGAGCCCGGCCGCTGGAAGCGCCGTTCTCGGCATTCGTGTTCAAGGTGCAGACCGGCATGGACCGCGCCCACCGCGATCAGGTCGCCTTCGCCCGAGTGTGCTCCGGCCGCTTCGACCGCGGCATGGTCGTCACCCACGCGGCGAGCGGACGACCCTTCGCCACCAAGTACGCGCAGCAGGTGTTCGGCCAGCAGCGCAGCACCCTGGACGTGGCCTATCCCGGCGACGTCATCGGCCTGGTCAACGCATCCAACCTGCGGGTCGGCGACACGCTCTACTCCGGGAAGCCGAAGGTCACCTTCCCCGGGCTCCCGAGTTTCGCGCCCCGTCACTTCGCCACCGCCTCGGCCAAGGACCCGAGTCGGGCCAAGCAGTTCCGACGCGGCGTCGAGCAGCTGGAGCAGGAGGGCGTCGTACAGGTCCTGCGCTCGGATCGTCGGGGCGAGGCCACTCCGGTGCTCGCGGCGGTGGGCCCCATGCAGTTCGAGGTCGCGACCGACCGCCTGCAGAACGAGTTCGGCGTGACGATCCTGCTGAATCACCTGCCGTACACGGTGGTCCGCAGGCTGGGCGACCCCTCGGAGCGCAGACTGATCGACGGCACCAGCAGCGAGGTGCTGACCAGGGGCGACGGCGCGGAGTTGGCACTGTTCACCGACGACATCACCCTGCGGCTGCTGCTGCGCCGCCACCCCGACGTGACGTTGGAGAGCCTCGCGGGCGGCGTCTGA
- the lat gene encoding L-lysine 6-transaminase gives MTQGSTTAFDAAIAPKDVHRLLGRHLLVDGFPFVLDTKASTGSWLVDARNGDRYLDLYSFFASAPLGFNPAGIVDDPEFMAVLSEVAANKPANSDVYTTHYAAFVETFARVLGDPELPHLFFVEGGALAVENALKCAFDWKSRHNEQQGRSPELGTRIMHLTRAFHGRSGYTMSLTNTDPGKTARYPAFDWPRIESPALRFPVAEHLDDVVAAEQRALAAAEAAFAAHPHDIAAFIVEPIQGEGGDNHLRPEFLQAVQQLCHANDALFIVDEVQTGVGVTGTAWAYQQLGLQPDIVAFSKKTQVGGVMAGRRVDEVADNVFAVGGRINSTWGGGLVDMVRSRRYLEIIERDGLFEKVAENGAWLLERLTELAGRHPGRVDNIRGRGLMVALDLPDTATRNAVLGRLLEQERVLALPSGERSIRFRPALTITRDELGVALTALDTVLGATG, from the coding sequence ATGACTCAGGGCAGCACGACGGCGTTCGACGCGGCGATCGCACCGAAGGATGTGCATCGGCTGCTGGGCAGGCACCTGCTCGTGGACGGCTTCCCGTTCGTCCTGGACACCAAGGCCAGCACGGGCTCGTGGCTCGTCGACGCCCGTAACGGCGACCGGTACCTGGACCTCTACTCGTTCTTCGCCTCCGCGCCGCTGGGGTTCAACCCGGCGGGGATCGTGGACGACCCCGAGTTCATGGCGGTGCTCTCCGAGGTCGCGGCGAACAAGCCTGCGAACTCCGACGTCTACACCACTCACTACGCCGCCTTCGTCGAGACCTTCGCCAGGGTGCTCGGCGACCCCGAGCTGCCGCACCTGTTCTTCGTCGAGGGCGGCGCGCTCGCCGTGGAGAACGCCCTCAAGTGCGCCTTCGACTGGAAGAGCAGGCACAACGAGCAGCAGGGCCGGTCCCCGGAGCTGGGCACCCGGATCATGCACCTCACCCGCGCCTTCCACGGCCGCAGCGGCTACACGATGTCGTTGACCAACACCGATCCCGGCAAGACGGCTCGCTACCCGGCCTTCGACTGGCCCCGGATCGAGTCCCCCGCCCTGCGCTTTCCGGTGGCCGAGCACCTCGACGACGTCGTCGCCGCCGAGCAGCGGGCGCTGGCCGCCGCCGAGGCCGCCTTCGCCGCCCACCCCCACGACATCGCCGCCTTCATCGTCGAGCCCATCCAGGGCGAGGGCGGCGACAACCACCTGCGCCCGGAGTTCCTTCAGGCCGTGCAGCAGCTCTGTCACGCCAACGACGCGCTGTTCATCGTCGACGAGGTGCAGACCGGCGTGGGCGTCACCGGGACCGCCTGGGCCTATCAGCAGCTCGGCCTCCAGCCGGACATCGTGGCCTTCTCGAAGAAGACCCAGGTCGGCGGTGTGATGGCGGGCCGTCGGGTGGACGAGGTCGCCGACAACGTCTTCGCCGTCGGCGGGCGCATCAACTCGACCTGGGGCGGCGGCCTCGTCGACATGGTCCGTTCCCGCCGATACCTGGAGATCATCGAGCGGGACGGCCTGTTCGAGAAGGTCGCGGAGAACGGCGCCTGGCTGCTCGAGCGGCTCACCGAGCTGGCGGGCAGGCATCCCGGCCGCGTCGACAACATCCGGGGCCGCGGCCTGATGGTCGCCCTCGACCTCCCTGACACCGCCACCCGCAACGCCGTGCTCGGCAGGCTCCTGGAACAGGAACGGGTGCTGGCCCTGCCCAGCGGCGAGCGGTCGATTCGCTTCCGGCCCGCGTTGACGATCACCCGGGACGAACTCGGCGTGGCGCTGACCGCGTTGGACACCGTGCTCGGCGCGACCGGCTGA